One part of the Sardina pilchardus chromosome 5, fSarPil1.1, whole genome shotgun sequence genome encodes these proteins:
- the lrrc32 gene encoding transforming growth factor beta activator LRRC32, which translates to MGASFWLILIVVNDVAAFKPPQQSSPCEVVQMDVFCNDKNLRSIPDKLPPGIQKLDLSRNLLQNLTQEVLAVYTSVHHLNLHSNKIHFIQPGIFNGLTNLQVLDLSRNNLDAFAALKKDVGRLTSVETLDLSDNGLYTGMSDYFLRDAPALMNLSLDGNSLTKIDKSTFAGSSALRKIHLHNNVILEIKEGAFESLNDLTELDLSMNSITCITDFNLSQLKLLNLSKNSLELFQAIDIDTEYELLYLDLRENKIPYFPVLPKMNRLMYLDLSRNRLRGVNTSDTTEEGSLKDQDGLSQQDLSQLIYLDMSFNQIRSLPSVFFDRMMLLKTLNISNNCLETFSVSHETPLNSLKTLDLSFNAMQNLSFEHNTLLSLEVLYLQGNYLNLLDSSIFHRLPRIRELHLQQNYLSICGSRPQVSQKPHHHKCVSFSSIPTLRYLSLSGNSLEYVPQKAFYGSPLQVLDLARNPGIFIHEYAFSSLETSLTHLTLKENNLQSLNTDLSVLINLRFVDLSTNMLTSFPLSNKDSSIEILNLRNNGLITLDYDTVVALEGTLKTLYVSSNPLSCCINPRFLNMVQASNVKIPDLASVTCLYTRGSKNVEMNIANVLPEHCKTLDSKSLNILIVVVTSVGLIVILVVAFKLCHMKRRRHNSSFKA; encoded by the exons ATGGGGGCTAGTTTCTGGCTTATTTTGATTGTTGTCAATGACGTGGCTGCCTTCAAGCCTCCACAGCAATCTTCACCATGTGAAGTG GTGCAGATGGATGTTTTTTGCAATGACAAGAATTTAAGAAGCATTCCTGACAAACTGCCCCCTGGCATTCAAAAACTTGATCTTTCCCGGAATCTGCTCCAGAATCTCACACAGGAAGTCTTGGCTGTCTACACCAGCGTTCACCATCTTAACCTTCATTCCAACAAGATTCATTTCATTCAACCAGGCATCTTCAACGGCCTTACCAATCTTCAAGTACTGGATCTTTCACGGAATAACCTGGATGCTTTTGCGGCGCTAAAAAAAGATGTGGGACGCCTGACCTCTGTGGAGACCCTTGATTTATCCGATAATGGGTTGTACACAGGCATGAGTGACTATTTTCTGCGAGATGCCCCAGCACTGATGAACTTatctctagatggcaacagccTCACAAAAATAGACAAGAGCACTTTTGCTGGATCTTCAGCGCTCAGAAAAATTCATCTGCACAATAATGTAATCCTGGAGATTAAGGAGGGTGCATTTGAATCCTTGAATGACCTCACTGAACTGGACTTGTCTATGAACTCCATTACGTGCATCACTGACTTTAATCTCTCCCAACTTAAACTGCTGAATCTCAGCAAAAACAGTCTGGAGCTCTTTCAAGCCATTGACATAGACACAGAATACGAACTCCTTTACTTAGACTTAAGGGAAAATAAAATACCTTACTTTCCGGTTCTTCCCAAGATGAACAGACTTATGTACCTTGATTTGTCTAGAAACCGTCTTAGAGGTGTTAATACTTCGGACACTACTGAAGAGGGCTCATTGAAAGATCAGGATGGATTAAGTCAACAGGATTTATCTCAGCTCATTTACTTAGATATGAGCTTCAATCAAATAAGGTCTTTGCCATCAGTTTTTTTCGATCGCATGATGTTACTCAAGACACTCAATATTAGCAATAATTGTTTAGAGACCTTCAGTGTTAGCCATGAAACCCCTTTAAATTCATTGAAAACCCTTGACCTCAGTTTTAACGCGATGCAAAACCTCTCTTTCGAGCACAACACACTTCTCTCATTAGAGGTGTTGTACCTACAAGGCAATTATCTGAACTTGTTGGACTCGAGTATATTCCACAGACTGCCTCGCATAAGAGAACTGCACCTTCAGCAGAACTACCTAAGCATCTGCGGATCGCGGCCTCAGGTTAGCCAAAAGCCACATCACCACAAATGTGTCTCATTCTCTTCCATACCGACACTTCggtatttgtctctctctggaaACAGCCTTGAGTATGTGCCCCAGAAAGCATTCTATGGCAGTCCCTTACAGGTACTGGATCTGGCAAGGAATCCAGGCATATTTATTCACGAATATGCATTCAGTAGTTTAGAAACATCACTGACTCACCTGACTTTGAAGGAAAATAATCTTCAAAGCCTTAATACTGACCTATCTGTTTTAATCAACCTCAGGTTTGTTGATTTGTCCACCAATATGCTGACATCCTTTCCTTTGTCAAACAAAGACTCATCGATTGAAATCCTGAATCTACGAAACAACGGTCTGATTACCCTAGATTATGACACAGTAGTTGCTTTGGAAGGCACACTGAAAACTCTTTACGTCAGTTCAAATCCCCTCAGCTGTTGCATTAATCCAAGGTTCCTCAACATGGTTCAGGCGTCCAATGTGAAGATTCCTGATCTCGCCAGTGTCACATGTTTGTACACTCGGGGCTCAAAGAATGTGGAGATGAATATTGCTAATGTGTTGCCCGAACACTGCAAGACACTGGACAGTAAAAGCTTGAACATCCTCATTGTTGTGGTCACCTCTGTGGGGTTGATCGTGATATTAGTTGTAGCTTTTAAACTTTGCcacatgaagaggaggagacacaaCAGTAGCTTTAAGGCATGA